Proteins from a genomic interval of Hornefia porci:
- a CDS encoding DUF7601 domain-containing protein, with translation MTKAGKSLWLLFCVALIVLALAAPSFAADTATGQKINYDEDTTIHWLPNPNDSSERIILYCMNNTLHWPHSTSTLPDVPEYVEGYLTEKDFDSADEYRECIQQLEAILYAGYPYNGLHLYEIVSKGHQITEAEFNELLRAPDVIRSDFPDSIGNTQFTYANYEENMDRIQKFMGEVLALAKGGTTASGLTHGQITALPFYKAMNCISMSVGTASPLQWYDNIYSKGYFVTEKQAYTATKDAVWNLLYKYKIADNDLSDITSGELAETLVKEASSARLLQEKPSSDKVSVTGDAVFSYNPQDGKWHTGTLTVNEPATYRGTYTLDLPDGVTVENSSSGNTVTAGTSFALVSDKEITGTKEISLKSDSLVWIDELYQYSPARDVVASDGKRFQHMVGADIRRASVTTAFTVKTGEEGSLSVSKKVEGEDNPSGEFRFTVELLNQKISGKYGDLTFKIDDNSGNSTASFTLKSGESKTALHLPAGTKYKVTEAENEKYTSSAKNAEGTITAGQKSDVEFTNTRKYHDLTVSKVLSEPGDQKDREFTFVITLKNSDGNPVTETFNYEGETVSGQDEGVTAPKNGTLEFRDGSAEITLSHGQAIRLKDLPTGSLYTVEEKESEGYTPRYNGSKEAASGTLSKDAEVSVVNSAGTDPGKAEGKDDPGKNESGSDNGGKTAKKTSQKSGSSNPDTGDASGLVLWIAVLAGAGAGAAVLIRRKLSCPTDM, from the coding sequence ATGACGAAAGCCGGAAAATCACTGTGGCTGCTGTTTTGTGTGGCCTTGATCGTTCTCGCGCTTGCAGCGCCGTCTTTTGCGGCTGATACTGCGACCGGTCAGAAAATCAATTATGATGAGGATACGACGATTCATTGGCTGCCTAATCCGAATGATTCCAGTGAGCGCATCATCCTCTACTGTATGAACAATACACTGCATTGGCCTCATTCGACATCCACTCTTCCGGATGTCCCGGAGTATGTGGAGGGCTATCTGACCGAGAAGGATTTTGATTCTGCGGATGAATATCGGGAATGCATACAGCAGCTGGAAGCCATTCTGTATGCCGGCTATCCCTATAACGGACTGCATCTGTATGAGATCGTCAGTAAAGGGCACCAGATTACGGAGGCCGAATTCAATGAGCTTCTGAGGGCGCCGGATGTGATCCGTTCGGATTTCCCGGACAGCATCGGCAACACGCAGTTCACCTATGCGAACTACGAAGAGAACATGGATCGGATTCAGAAATTTATGGGAGAGGTTCTGGCACTTGCCAAAGGAGGTACGACAGCCTCTGGTCTGACGCACGGTCAGATTACGGCGCTTCCTTTCTATAAGGCGATGAATTGCATATCCATGTCCGTAGGCACCGCATCTCCGCTGCAGTGGTATGACAATATATACTCGAAGGGGTACTTTGTCACGGAAAAGCAGGCCTATACTGCTACAAAAGATGCCGTATGGAATCTTTTGTACAAATATAAAATAGCTGATAACGACCTCAGCGATATAACGAGTGGTGAACTGGCAGAAACTCTTGTGAAAGAAGCATCCTCGGCGCGCCTGCTGCAGGAAAAGCCCTCCTCCGACAAGGTCAGTGTGACGGGGGATGCGGTATTTTCCTACAATCCGCAGGACGGGAAATGGCATACCGGAACTCTGACGGTTAATGAACCGGCGACCTACCGGGGAACGTACACCCTCGACTTGCCGGACGGCGTCACCGTTGAGAACAGCAGCTCCGGAAATACGGTAACGGCCGGTACGAGTTTCGCGCTTGTGTCGGATAAGGAGATTACAGGAACAAAGGAAATTTCGCTGAAATCAGACAGCCTCGTGTGGATCGACGAACTGTATCAGTACTCACCCGCCCGGGATGTGGTCGCTTCAGACGGGAAACGATTCCAGCATATGGTGGGTGCGGATATCCGGAGGGCGTCTGTCACCACCGCGTTCACAGTGAAAACCGGGGAGGAGGGAAGCCTTTCCGTCAGTAAGAAGGTGGAGGGCGAGGACAACCCGAGCGGAGAGTTCCGGTTTACTGTGGAGCTTCTGAATCAGAAGATTTCCGGCAAATACGGAGATCTGACATTCAAGATCGACGACAATTCAGGAAACTCCACCGCCAGCTTCACGCTTAAGAGCGGAGAGAGCAAGACAGCGCTGCATCTTCCTGCAGGAACAAAGTATAAGGTTACTGAGGCGGAGAATGAAAAGTATACGAGCAGCGCGAAAAACGCAGAAGGAACCATCACGGCCGGACAGAAATCAGATGTGGAGTTCACCAATACCAGGAAATACCATGACCTCACAGTCAGTAAGGTTTTGTCAGAGCCGGGAGACCAGAAGGATCGCGAATTTACCTTTGTGATCACACTGAAGAACTCGGACGGAAATCCGGTGACGGAAACCTTCAATTATGAAGGTGAAACTGTTTCCGGACAGGATGAGGGCGTGACTGCGCCGAAGAACGGTACTCTGGAGTTCCGGGACGGCAGCGCGGAGATCACTCTTTCCCACGGACAGGCGATTCGGCTGAAGGATCTGCCCACAGGAAGCCTGTACACCGTGGAGGAAAAGGAAAGCGAGGGCTATACGCCCAGATACAACGGCAGTAAAGAAGCGGCTTCGGGCACGCTGAGCAAAGACGCGGAGGTCAGCGTTGTGAACAGTGCGGGGACCGATCCGGGCAAGGCAGAGGGAAAGGATGATCCGGGCAAGAATGAGAGCGGCTCGGATAATGGCGGCAAGACAGCGAAAAAGACTTCGCAGAAGTCGGGTTCGTCCAATCCCGACACCGGAGACGCCTCCGGTCTGGTTCTCTGGATCGCTGTGCTGGCGGGAGCCGGTGCGGGTGCGGCAGTGCTGATAAGGAGAAAACTTTCCTGCCCGACAGATATGTAA
- a CDS encoding ABC transporter ATP-binding protein: protein MSTAVEFRHLRKVYGDTVVIPDFSLSIEKGEFVTIIGSSGCGKTTVLKMINGLYEPSGGDVFVNGKNIRDLDLIALRRSIGYSIQGSVLFPHMTVEQNIAYVPNLWNRRDREKTRRAVDKWMGLVGLDAGLKERYPAELSGGQQQRVGIARALAASPEILLMDEPFGAVDAITRGQLQKELKQIYEKTGITVFFVTHDIDEALRLGTRILVMDRGEIQQYGTPDEVLHSPKTDYVKMLVARYRDEPET from the coding sequence ATGAGTACAGCAGTAGAATTCAGGCATCTCCGCAAGGTTTACGGAGATACGGTGGTGATTCCGGATTTCAGCCTGAGCATTGAAAAAGGCGAATTTGTAACCATCATCGGATCCTCCGGATGCGGCAAGACAACGGTTCTGAAAATGATTAACGGATTGTATGAGCCAAGCGGCGGAGATGTCTTTGTGAACGGAAAAAACATCCGTGATCTGGATCTGATCGCGCTCCGGAGAAGTATCGGTTACTCTATACAGGGAAGCGTACTTTTTCCTCATATGACGGTGGAACAGAATATCGCGTATGTGCCGAATCTCTGGAATCGCAGAGATCGGGAAAAGACCAGGCGGGCGGTGGATAAATGGATGGGCCTTGTCGGGCTGGACGCCGGTCTGAAGGAACGCTACCCGGCGGAGCTGTCCGGCGGTCAGCAGCAGCGGGTCGGCATTGCCAGAGCGCTGGCGGCGTCTCCGGAAATCCTTCTGATGGACGAACCCTTCGGTGCGGTGGATGCGATTACGCGAGGACAGCTTCAGAAGGAACTGAAACAGATCTATGAGAAGACAGGAATCACAGTTTTCTTTGTCACACACGACATCGACGAGGCGCTCCGGCTTGGCACCCGGATTCTGGTTATGGATCGCGGCGAGATCCAGCAATACGGTACGCCTGATGAAGTTCTTCACTCTCCGAAGACTGATTACGTGAAGATGCTGGTTGCCCGTTACAGAGACGAACCGGAGACATAA
- a CDS encoding glycine betaine ABC transporter substrate-binding protein, giving the protein MLKDKWSLLTEKWDFFGSLFLEHIEISAAAILIAIVFGGLAGILISEYRRTAKPTLSIVNFLYTIPSISMLGFLIPFSGIGNVTAVIALTIYALLPMVRNTYTGMTNVDPAILEAAKGMGSTELQRIIRIQLPLAMPVIMAGIRNMVTMTIALAGIASFIGAGGLGVAIYRGITTNNAAMTISGSLLIAVLALVVDFVLGFVEKRAGLRGRRARRQNRFMAVAAGILTVCVICAVVAPGHKDRVIHVATKPMTEQYILGEMLKAMIQQDTDLKVELTQGVGGGTSNIEPAMEKGEFDLYPEYTGTGWNMVLKRDGLYSEKQFDTLRSDYEKNLNLTWVGMYGFNDTFGIAVRREIAEKYGLKSCSDLKRVASQLVLGAEYDFFQRKDGYDMLCKTYGLKFRKTRDMDMGLKYQAISNGKVDIMPINTTDGQLAKADVTVLRDDLHMYPSYRCGNVVRMETLEKHPELRAVLRKFNGIITNEDMQEMNYQVETQKKEPAAVAKAFLKKKGLLR; this is encoded by the coding sequence ATGCTCAAGGATAAATGGAGCCTGCTGACCGAAAAATGGGATTTTTTCGGCTCACTGTTTCTGGAACACATTGAAATTTCCGCGGCGGCGATTCTGATCGCTATTGTGTTCGGCGGACTGGCCGGAATTCTCATCAGCGAATACCGCCGTACCGCAAAGCCGACGCTGTCCATCGTCAATTTCCTGTATACGATTCCGTCGATTTCTATGCTGGGGTTTCTAATCCCCTTTTCCGGCATCGGAAATGTCACCGCCGTAATCGCTCTTACGATTTATGCGCTGCTTCCGATGGTGCGGAACACATACACAGGCATGACCAATGTAGATCCCGCGATTCTGGAGGCCGCAAAAGGAATGGGAAGCACGGAGCTGCAGAGGATAATCCGGATTCAGCTGCCGCTGGCGATGCCGGTGATCATGGCGGGTATCCGGAATATGGTGACCATGACTATCGCGCTTGCCGGTATCGCGTCATTCATCGGTGCGGGCGGCCTGGGCGTTGCGATCTACCGCGGTATCACCACCAACAACGCGGCGATGACGATAAGCGGGAGCCTTCTGATCGCGGTGCTGGCGCTGGTCGTAGACTTTGTACTCGGCTTTGTGGAAAAACGGGCGGGTCTCCGGGGCAGAAGAGCAAGGCGGCAGAACCGTTTCATGGCGGTCGCAGCGGGAATCCTGACCGTATGCGTAATCTGCGCAGTTGTGGCGCCGGGGCACAAAGACAGGGTCATCCATGTTGCGACAAAGCCTATGACGGAGCAGTATATTCTTGGGGAAATGCTGAAGGCAATGATTCAGCAGGACACGGATCTGAAGGTGGAGCTGACGCAGGGAGTCGGCGGCGGAACGTCGAACATCGAGCCCGCCATGGAGAAGGGCGAGTTCGATCTTTATCCGGAATATACCGGGACCGGCTGGAATATGGTGCTGAAGAGGGACGGGCTGTATTCGGAAAAGCAGTTTGACACGCTGCGGAGCGACTACGAGAAAAATCTGAATCTGACATGGGTCGGCATGTACGGCTTCAACGATACTTTCGGAATCGCGGTCCGCAGAGAGATTGCGGAAAAATACGGGCTGAAATCCTGCTCCGATCTGAAGCGGGTCGCGTCTCAGCTGGTTCTCGGCGCAGAGTACGACTTTTTCCAGCGAAAAGACGGGTACGATATGCTTTGTAAAACCTACGGCCTGAAGTTCAGGAAAACCCGGGACATGGATATGGGACTCAAGTACCAGGCCATCAGCAACGGCAAAGTGGATATCATGCCGATTAACACCACAGACGGACAGCTGGCGAAGGCGGACGTGACCGTGCTCAGGGACGATCTGCATATGTATCCTTCCTACCGGTGCGGCAACGTGGTGCGGATGGAGACGCTGGAGAAGCATCCGGAGCTCCGCGCGGTGCTGCGTAAATTTAACGGCATTATCACAAATGAAGATATGCAGGAAATGAACTATCAGGTAGAGACTCAGAAAAAAGAGCCCGCGGCGGTGGCAAAAGCTTTTCTGAAAAAGAAGGGCCTGCTCCGGTAA
- a CDS encoding 4Fe-4S binding protein: MSGMNARNCLEVLRKIKDVAFATVDEAGKPQVRIIDVMLVEGECLYFCTSRGKDFYQQLERDGNVAVTALTPEFQMVRLNGRARRLENQKEWIDRIFEENPSMNDVYPGESRYVLEPFAIDCGEVEFFDLGVTPISRESFPVGGGEVSEKGFVISDACIGCGKCLRGCPQQCIEEGTPFRIMQEHCLHCGRCFEECPVQAILRR; the protein is encoded by the coding sequence ATGAGCGGAATGAATGCACGGAATTGCCTTGAAGTCTTACGGAAAATAAAGGATGTGGCGTTTGCCACCGTTGACGAAGCCGGAAAACCACAGGTGCGGATCATTGATGTGATGCTGGTGGAAGGAGAATGCCTGTATTTCTGCACCAGTCGCGGAAAGGATTTTTATCAGCAGCTGGAGCGGGACGGGAACGTGGCGGTAACTGCACTTACTCCTGAATTTCAGATGGTGAGACTGAACGGGCGGGCGCGCAGACTGGAAAATCAGAAAGAGTGGATCGACCGTATCTTTGAGGAAAATCCGTCGATGAACGATGTCTATCCCGGTGAGAGCCGTTATGTCCTGGAGCCTTTTGCGATTGACTGCGGAGAGGTGGAATTTTTCGATCTGGGCGTTACTCCCATCAGCCGGGAGAGCTTTCCGGTAGGAGGCGGTGAGGTTTCGGAAAAAGGCTTTGTGATCTCCGACGCCTGTATCGGCTGTGGCAAATGTCTCCGCGGATGTCCTCAGCAGTGTATTGAAGAAGGCACGCCGTTCCGGATCATGCAGGAGCACTGTCTTCACTGCGGGCGGTGCTTTGAGGAATGCCCGGTGCAGGCGATTCTGAGGCGGTGA